The genome window GTTTCGGCTATTTTCGTGGTGAATCCAATCGCTGATCCAAAAACTCCGCTAAAGAATGACAGTTCAAGGCCTAGAAAGATAAGTTAAACCACTTAGTATTTCTGATTCCACTCCATTTTGCACACAACCCAACCCACCTGTGTAAAAGAAGGCCAGACTGAGGAGCAGCATCTTTTTGGTAAGGAACAATTGTCCTGCGGACTTCAATGCGTATATGGCCTGTCCACAGCCCGTGTGCTTCTGCTCCAGCTCGTTGTCGTGCTCGGCATTGTCGGCCATGAATCTCAGCGCGGCCAGAAACACGATGCCCAGCACAGCAATCACCGTGAGCACGCCGATGACCAGATTCCGTGTCTCCTTGTCGATGCGGGTCTTGTCCTGGAACTGATAGTACACGAACAGATTGCCAATGAACATGCTGCACTGCAGCAGAGCCCAAAAGACGCCAGAGTTACGGGAAATCGTCGAAGATTCACTACAGCGTGCCAGATACGTTCCCTGGCCCGTCCAGGTGATCGAGGCACCCAATCCCAGCACTGCGCTGCCCACGTACAGCAACACCGTCGACGGGAACATGAACGTGATCATGAAGGCTCTGCAAAAGAGTTTCAAATGTTTTAGGTACCAAAATGTATGAGCCGGAGGGTTGGGGGCTATATACTCACGTATAGGTCAGTGCTCCCACGACCATGGCCACTCGTGGTCCGGTGAACGAAATGAACGAGGGTGCCAACCAGTTGGACAGCGAGAAGAACAGGTAGATGATGGCCAGGCTGGTGTAGCCCTCACCCTTGAAGGTATCATCTTCCTGGGAAATGCTATCCAGTATGGTTTTCTACAGATTGAGAGATCGGAACGAAAGGTGAAGCGATTAGCATTTTGGTAACGTGCCAGACACATTTTTTGACGATTGCATGCCAATGAACCGACGACCGACGCATTTGTTTAATGTTTCTCTTTAAATGTTATACGATAAACGTGTTCTCGGCTCAAGTACGCATCATACAGGTATTTCCTGTCCGGATACGTTTTGGAGGCACAATCTCCTTAAAATAAAACACCAACCAAAGCAGATCGAACTGACATAAAACTAAGTTGCGCTTGAATTGTtatctgttttttttattgttcgGATTAAATATCAAgcataatatatttataggtATAGGTTCGGTTAATCATACATATATCTCTAAACAATCTAGTTATGAAATCTATCTTTAAGATATCGTATGCTAATGAGACTTCCCGATATTCAGTGAACAAAGGAAGTAGTTCACTATTGAAGTAGTTTCATAAATTGAAAACTTAATGCTTCATATATCTCATACTCTATGGTGCGTTGAAAAAACAACTGcagctattgaaaaaaaaatgaatatgtATCGACTTGGATCTGCAACCAGATTCAGGGTTAACTTTACAATTCTTGTGAATGTCAATGGAAAATTCCAAGCTGCATTTGCGAAACATGTTTGCGTTCGAGTCgaaaaattttccattccaAAGGACGCATCTTGGCAAACGTCGGTTGATATCGTTATCTGAGCGAAAAATTCTGATTCTGACTCTGACACGATTTctatttcgatttcgatttgcaTCAATTAAGTGGTGCTGCAAATCTGGTCCGGTCCTCGTGCCCATTTTGAAGTCCAACTCGAGAGGTTGCACCCACTGATAATGCTTTAGAAGTGCCCCCCATTGAAATATACCCATTAATGAGCAAGTGAAAGTCGAGAACTTAAGTTTCTGCAGTCGAGAAGCGGAACTGAATTGCCAGTTAAAACGTTTTGTGACCCTGGGAGTTCAGGAAGTGTTTAATAAATCTTTCTATGGAAAGTGGTTATGTCTATGTGTTATTtctaataaacaaaaaaaaaattaactaaTGTTTATGGCAGTGTTGTAGGGTAGCATAAAAAGCAAAGTGTTATAGCCGATCGTAAGGCGGTGTTGATAAGAAATCTCGAGTTTCAAGTGCAGTTATTCCTTATCAACAACCAAAGGCTCAATGAAAATTTGTTGATGATCTTCTCATTATCAAATCGACGGACATAAAACCGAGAATTGGGTCAAGTTTTGAGCAAACATGGCCCAAAAGAAAGTCGAAGTGCAATAAAGAAAGTACGATGCGTACGCGGAATTGCAGGAGAATGCGCTGAATAACTTATTCAAGTCGATCGTCACAttgctttgtttatttattacgcaaaacaaaaaaaaaaaactggcaCAACGACTCGagaaaaactttaaaaatgtGAAACGAGTTTTGTTTGGAATTTCCAATGCAAAGGGTATATCGATGTTTGCTTGAAGCTTGCACTCGTACCTAATTTCATTATATACTTAAACAAAATTGCCATATTTATTTAAGATAGATTTATTTAAGGTAGgcaaaatataaaatctaTTCAGTACATTTTTGGCTTTGCTCTAAAGTGAACTCAGCTTTATAAAATAGTTTCTTTGACTTGCATTGGATTGTATTCAATCTAGAACTGATTTCTATCGAGGTGATCTCTGATGTTTCATCTTCTATCCACCGAATTACATCGTGAATATCTCGTGTAAAATCTCTGGAAGAGTTTATCCTTTTATTTGGCAAACTTGATGTTAAGGGCACGGCAGTATTCCTCGATTTCTTCGAGTGTCTTGTTGCCGGTATCGTACGGACTAAAGTTAATCCCCTCATCGGCGGCATGCGGTAGGTCACTCAGTTTCTGACCTCGGGTGATGGTGAACTCGGCTGCGTCAAAGAGCTTCCGTTTCATTTCGAAGGACATGCTACCCGGTTCCACCGAATCCGTAGACGATTGATCGTCGTCGCCCACCACTTCAGATAATGTTATGGATTTCAATCTTTCGATCAACGTTGATTGATTAATCCTCTTCGCGGCCGTGGGCATCGGCGTATCCGATCCCTTGGTCTTCAGGAATCCATAGGTGCGAGCATCAACCTTCTGTATATCGCGTTTAACATTGAAATTGATGCCTTTCATGGAGTATCGAGACATTTTGTTGGCTAAGTTGTGCTTTTAcgcatataaatatatagaatatatcAAATTCGAAAATAGCTTTGATGATTTATTTTTCAGGACTTACTAGATCGATTTCAAATACGTATCAACTGAAAGACAACAGAAATACAGAcggcatattttcaaattggaAACCATTGCATTACTAAATATTTGCTTGCATCATCTGACTTTTGAAAATGTTACAACATTATTGGGTAAATTTCCGAGTTTTACCTTTATAGGGTATTCAGTGTTGGTGGTCTCACCAAGCTAGACTTGATTTTCCGCTCTTTTGGCCAGACATTGCTGCACCCGAACGCCGGTGGAGAAGGTGGCATTTTTGGTCAGGAGGGGATCGGGTGGCTCCGTTTGGGCCAGTGAGCGGTGGTGGGCTCGTCGGCGCACACCCACTTTTCGGCTTGTTGTTGTGCAACCGGCTGTTGTTGGCTATGCTTTTTGTCTGGGCGCAGGCGCTCCGCCCGCTGCCCCCCGTCGCCATCCCGGCTTCTTGGCCACACTGATGTGTGCATACAGTACACATGTTGGTCAACCTGGCTTACTTTATTGCTGACGTGGCCTTCAGCCTGACGACCAACATACTGTTGTGTGTGGGCTTGTGCGGCGGCAGCGAacttgcaattgcaattgcaatgaCATTGAAAGAGTTTTGCCGTTTGACGCGCTTAGCGTCGGGCATTCGGATTCGATTGCGCAATCAGGTGGAAAGCGGCTTTGTGAAAGTGTTCTGCTGGCCACTCCAACTATTGCACCATATGAGCCAAGGCCTTCTCGCTTGAAAATTGCTCTCTAATAGACACGGAATACGGGCCACACGCTGgccgatcgatcgatcgattgTTGGTCTATAAGTTTGGCTAACTGCACTCGAAGAAATTACAGCTTCGTTGCTTGGAGTTTCTAATAGTAATcagtttaaaaatgtattataaaGCCAGCTTTAAGTTTCTAAAAATCAATTGTTTCTTAGACATTTTTATTTCTAGTTAAGcttattatttatatgtttatataaatGGCTTAACACTATCCTAAGTCCAATTATTTGTACTGTGTAGCTATAAGTTTAGCTAACTATGCCAATGCACGCCCTGATTGGAATttacttttgcttttttttgctgctgccgtAGTAAATTGTTTATAAAGCGAAATACCAACTGGAGGGCAGGCAGGcgcacaaagaaaaaaaaaaggttaaaaataaagtagacagaggaaaagaaaaatataactATAGGTTGAAATTAC of Drosophila mauritiana strain mau12 chromosome 3R, ASM438214v1, whole genome shotgun sequence contains these proteins:
- the LOC117145471 gene encoding UNC93-like protein MFSD11 — protein: MDFKFLMILILGFGFMFVFTAFQTMCNIEKTILDSISQEDDTFKGEGYTSLAIIYLFFSLSNWLAPSFISFTGPRVAMVVGALTYTAFMITFMFPSTVLLYVGSAVLGLGASITWTGQGTYLARCSESSTISRNSGVFWALLQCSMFIGNLFVYYQFQDKTRIDKETRNLVIGVLTVIAVLGIVFLAALRFMADNAEHDNELEQKHTGCGQAIYALKSAGQLFLTKKMLLLSLAFFYTGLELSFFSGVFGSAIGFTTKIAETPKEIVGLVGICIGAGEVFGGGLFGILGNKTTRYGRDPIVIAGYVMHMAAFFMTFINLPNSAPFKDTTDISYLDPPRASIALVCAFLLGLGDACFNTQIYSMLGGEYVNNAVGAFALFKFTQSVAAAISFFYSSHFGLYVQLGILVVMGTIGTIAFVFVEWGFKRQHREQEALEK
- the LOC117145474 gene encoding uncharacterized protein LOC117145474; this translates as MSRYSMKGINFNVKRDIQKVDARTYGFLKTKGSDTPMPTAAKRINQSTLIERLKSITLSEVVGDDDQSSTDSVEPGSMSFEMKRKLFDAAEFTITRGQKLSDLPHAADEGINFSPYDTGNKTLEEIEEYCRALNIKFAK